TTGCATTCGTTTTCGTCTTGTCTTGATTGACGAAAAAGAAGGCACCGGGACTTCGATGAAGCTGAGACACGATAACGCGCTCAGTACCATTGATGATGAACGTACCATGTTCTGTCATCAACGGTATTTCACCAAAATATACGTCCTGCTCTTTGACAGACCGTACGGCCTGCTGGCCGGTGACTTCGTCTTGTTCCCATACGATGAGTTGAATAGACACCTTCATCGGCGCGGCATATGTCATGCCCCGCTGGTGACATTCGTCAACATCGTATTTCGGTGGATCGATATCGTACTTCACGAAGTCCAGCGATGCTGTTTCGTTAAAGTCTTTAATCGGAAAGACCCGCTTAAACACGGCCTGTAGGCCAGTGTCTTCTCGTTCCATCGGATCAACAGCCAATTGAAGAAACTTGTCGTAGCTTCTCTTCTGGGTGTCAATTAGATTAGGAATGTCGATAAGGGGCTTAATCTTGCCAAAACTCTTTCGCATGCGAAAGTTGTCTTGAATCTGAGACGTTGCCATGCGCAGACTCGCTCCCTGATAGGATTTCGGTAGAACCTAGAAACTACACGAGGCCATCTTGAAGGATGACCTCACGAGTGCCCAACGAGCCAGCTTACTGGCCCGAAAAGGTGCCGGTGTCAATAAAACCGAACATTTATTTTTAACTGCTCGGTTTATTGACTGCCAACTGTATAACTCAAGCTTTGAGTTCGACCTTGCCACCAGCAGCTTCAAGCTTAGCTTTGAGCTCCTCGGCTTCTTCCTTAGGAAGGGTCTCTTTGATTGTGCTTGGTGCACTATCAACTAACTCTTTAGCTTCTTTGAGGCCAAGACCAGTTGCTGCACGTACTTCTTTAATCACCTGGATTTTCTTTGCACCAGCTTCAGTAAGAATTACGTTGAACTCTGTTGGCTCTGCTGCTGCTTCTGCGCCGCCAGCTGCTGGCGCTGCCATCATTACGGCTCCGCCTGCTGCTGCTTCCAAGCCATGCTCTTCCTTCAGGTAATCGCTTAGCTCTTTAGCCTGAAGAAGTGACAAGTTAACGATTTGGTCGCCCAAAGTCTTGATGCCGTCATTCCAAGTTGTTGCTGAATCTGCCATAGTAAACTCCTCTACTAGTATCGCTCTATAAACCGCGTTTTGCGGTGCTGTTGCTTGTTTCGTTTTATGGGAAGGGCTTAAGCCGCCTCTTGCCCTTCAATCATTTTCTCGATTTGGCTTAGAATCTTGCCTGCCGGACCCTTGAACTGACCAATAAGGTTGCTCGCTGGGCTCATTGCCAGACCTACGATTCCTGCCTGAATTTCAGTCTTGCTTGGCATCTTAGACAAAGCTTCAGCTTCTGCTGAGTTGATTGCTTTACTGTCTAGGATTCCGCCCTTGACTTTCATATTTGAAAACTCTTCGACAACGTCGAAGGTTGTTTTCGCTGCTGCTACCGGATCTTCGCCACCTATTACGATGCCAGTTGGCGTACCCTTTAGGTACGTTGCTGCATCAGCGTATGTAGAGCCTTCCATGGCGCGAGCCATCAAAGTGTTCTTTACGACAACATAGGTTACGCCTGCTTCCCGAAACTTCTTACGAACCAGGTTCGTATCGTTGACGGTAAGACCGGTATAATCGAGAAAAAGTGCTCCAGCCGCTTCGTTGAGGCTGGTTTTCATTTCTTCGACGAACTGCTCTTTTTGTACACGATTCATCTCTTTTACCCCTTACTTGCTGGATTGAGCCTTAACCGCGTCAATACGCAGGCCAGGACCCATGGTGCTAGAGAATGAAATTGCTTTGACATATGTGCCTTTAGCTGCAGCGGGCTTAAGCTTTGCGATGTTGTCCATCAAAGCTACAAAGTTTTCTTGTAACTTATCAGCATCAAAGCTGAGCTTTCCGATTGCAGCGTGCACGATGCCCGCTTTTTCTACGCGAAATTCAACGCGGCCTGCTTTTTCTTCTTGAACAGCCTTGGCTACGTCTGTTGTCACGGTGCCTACCTTCGGGTTTGGCATCAAACCGCGTGGACCAAGAATCCGTGCGATTGGACCAACCTTTGGCATCATGTCAGGTGTGGCGATTACTTTATCGAAATCGAGCCAACCCTCTTTGATTTTTTCCACCATGTCTTCGGCACCCACGAAATCTGCACCCGCTTGCTTGGCTTCATCGACTTTTTCGCCTTTAGCCAACACAAGAATACGTACCTTGCGGCCACTGCCATTTGGCAATTTGCACACACCACGTACCATCTGGTCTGATTTCTTTGGATCTACGCCTAAACGGATGGAAACTTCAACAGTTTCGTCAAATTTGGCTTTAGACATGTCTTTGAGAAGCGTGATGGCCTCGGCCACCTCATATCGCTTATCACAGTCTATTTGGCCATAGTTCGCATTATAGCGCTTACTACTCTTTGGCATATAGTCACCTCGCAGTACCAACGGTCCTATGGACCTCCTGCATAGTTGAAAGGGCGCACCTTATAGGGACGCCAGCAGTTCTTGTCTAGCCCTTGTACTCAATTCCCATGCTAGCAGCAGTCCCGGCGATCATATTGACGGCACCTTCAAGATCTTTTGCGTTCAAATCTGGCATTTTGATGTTCGCAACTTCTTCTGCTTGGGCTCGAGTTAGGGTTCCAACCTTGATCTTATTCGGCTCTTTTGAACCACTTCCGGGCTTCTTACCAAGCTTAAGACCGATAGTCTTCTTGATAAGGATAGACGCCGGAGGTGTCTTTGTTACGAATGAGAACGAACGGTCTGCAAATACAGTGATGACAACTGGAATAACCATGTCACCTTGGCCCTGTGTTCGAGCGTTAAACTCTTTACAGAAACCCATGATGTTTACACCATGCTGACCAAGTGCGGGACCAACTGGTGGCGATGGGTTTGCCTTACCGGCTGGGATTTGCAGTTTGATGTATCCCGAGATTTTCTTAGCCATTTTCTACCTCTTCAGCTTCTGGCGAATTCGCCAGGGGGCTCATTATCAGGCCTTTTCTACCTGGACGAATTCTAGCTCGACAGGAGTGGAGCGACCAAAGATGGAAACCATCACGCGCACCTTTCCTTTATCTTCATTAACCGTTTCCACGATACCGTTGAAGTTAGCGAATGGACCATCTACGACCCTTACATCTTCACCTTCTTCAAACTTGACCCGTGGTTTGGCCTTCAATGTTCCTTCATCGATCTGCTTAGTCAGGCGTTTAACCTGCTCTTCAGGCACCGGTGGCGGCTTGGTTGCATTGCCTACAAAACCGGTAATCTTTGGGGTGTCATTGATGAGGTGCCAGCTGGCATCCGTCAATTCCATTTGCACCAACATGTACCCAGGGAAAAACTTCCGCTTGCTGGTACGCTTGGTGCCGCCCTTACCGAGTTCCACTACGTTTTCAGTAGGGATCAACACTTCACCGAATTCTGCTTCGAGTGATTGTTGCTTGATGCGTTCTTCCAACGATGCCTTCGCACGGTTTTCGTAGCCTGAGTAGGTATGCACAACATACCAACGGAAGTTTGGATTAACTTCAGGCTCTTCGACCTCAGCTTCACCTTCGCCTTCAGTGGCTTCGCCCTCAGCCGTCTCTGTAGCTACCTCTGCGGCTTCAACGGTTTCACCAGGCTCAGCGGCCTCGGTTACTTCTACCGTGTCTTCAGCTTCTGTTGCTGCGACTGGCGCCTCTTCAGGTGCTTGCACGTCTTGTTGCTCTTGCGTTGTCATCATTGCCTCTGAATTTAAATTACTCGTTCTTCTTAGTGTGCCAGACTGACTTAGCCGCCAGGCAGTTTCTCTATACCGAGAATCCAGTCTGTCATCCAAAGCCAAACGGCATCGAAGGTACCGAGGAAAGCTGAAGAAATCAGAACCGCGATAACCACAACCATGGTTGCATGTCCGGTTTCTTCGCGTGTCGGCCACACCACCTTGGACAATTCATCCACAACCTCAAGGGCGATGGTATTGACCTCCGGATGGCGTAGGGTACCAACAGCAAGGGCAGCAGAGATTGCATAAGCAATCACGCTTGTTATTGGAAGTTGGCGAATCCCTAATATGAAGGGATCATTCCATTCTTGCCAAACCCAAAGCCATTCAAAACCGCGAGAGAGCGCCATGGAAATGACAATTGCCAATCCTACAACAACTCCAACAACATATCGTTCTCTAGAAAGCATTGCTCATCCAGATTGTTTGGCACGGGAGGAGGGACTTGAACCCCCAACCAACGGTTTTGGAGACCGCTACTCTACCAATTGAGCTACTCCCGTAAATACAAGTTGCGGCTGAGGACCCACATGGTCCGCAGCCGCTCCTAATTTTTAAAATGATCAGGCCTAGGACCTGTGCCGCAAACAGTAGCTCAATAAAGCTCGCGACATTTCCCCGAAGGAAAATCTGCTACTTTAAAATCTTCGACTACTCGAGGATTTCAGTAACAACACCCGCGCCAACCGTACGTCCACCTTCGCGAATTGCGAAACGAACTTCTTTTTCCATGGCGATTGGGCAGATAAGCTCAACTTCCATTGAAACGTTGTCACCAGGCATTACCATTTCAGTGCCTTCAGGCAGCTTGATGGAACCAGTAACATCAGTTGTACGGAAGTAGAACTGTGGGCGATAGTTGCTGAAGAAAGGAGTGTGGCGTCCGCCTTCGTCCTTGTTCAGTACATATACTTCACAGGTAAACTTCTGGTGTGGGTGAATTGTGCCCGGAGCAG
Above is a genomic segment from Deltaproteobacteria bacterium containing:
- the nusG gene encoding transcription termination/antitermination protein NusG — translated: MTTQEQQDVQAPEEAPVAATEAEDTVEVTEAAEPGETVEAAEVATETAEGEATEGEGEAEVEEPEVNPNFRWYVVHTYSGYENRAKASLEERIKQQSLEAEFGEVLIPTENVVELGKGGTKRTSKRKFFPGYMLVQMELTDASWHLINDTPKITGFVGNATKPPPVPEEQVKRLTKQIDEGTLKAKPRVKFEEGEDVRVVDGPFANFNGIVETVNEDKGKVRVMVSIFGRSTPVELEFVQVEKA
- the secE gene encoding preprotein translocase subunit SecE; amino-acid sequence: MLSRERYVVGVVVGLAIVISMALSRGFEWLWVWQEWNDPFILGIRQLPITSVIAYAISAALAVGTLRHPEVNTIALEVVDELSKVVWPTREETGHATMVVVIAVLISSAFLGTFDAVWLWMTDWILGIEKLPGG
- the rplL gene encoding 50S ribosomal protein L7/L12 produces the protein MADSATTWNDGIKTLGDQIVNLSLLQAKELSDYLKEEHGLEAAAGGAVMMAAPAAGGAEAAAEPTEFNVILTEAGAKKIQVIKEVRAATGLGLKEAKELVDSAPSTIKETLPKEEAEELKAKLEAAGGKVELKA
- a CDS encoding 50S ribosomal protein L10; the protein is MNRVQKEQFVEEMKTSLNEAAGALFLDYTGLTVNDTNLVRKKFREAGVTYVVVKNTLMARAMEGSTYADAATYLKGTPTGIVIGGEDPVAAAKTTFDVVEEFSNMKVKGGILDSKAINSAEAEALSKMPSKTEIQAGIVGLAMSPASNLIGQFKGPAGKILSQIEKMIEGQEAA
- the rplK gene encoding 50S ribosomal protein L11, with translation MAKKISGYIKLQIPAGKANPSPPVGPALGQHGVNIMGFCKEFNARTQGQGDMVIPVVITVFADRSFSFVTKTPPASILIKKTIGLKLGKKPGSGSKEPNKIKVGTLTRAQAEEVANIKMPDLNAKDLEGAVNMIAGTAASMGIEYKG
- a CDS encoding 50S ribosomal protein L1; this encodes MPKSSKRYNANYGQIDCDKRYEVAEAITLLKDMSKAKFDETVEVSIRLGVDPKKSDQMVRGVCKLPNGSGRKVRILVLAKGEKVDEAKQAGADFVGAEDMVEKIKEGWLDFDKVIATPDMMPKVGPIARILGPRGLMPNPKVGTVTTDVAKAVQEEKAGRVEFRVEKAGIVHAAIGKLSFDADKLQENFVALMDNIAKLKPAAAKGTYVKAISFSSTMGPGLRIDAVKAQSSK